A stretch of the Panicum virgatum strain AP13 chromosome 9N, P.virgatum_v5, whole genome shotgun sequence genome encodes the following:
- the LOC120687691 gene encoding dof zinc finger protein DOF5.3-like, whose protein sequence is MASSTAVAAGDDTAGTRKDGTGGGGGTAPPPATQQQQPPPPPEQGLRCPRCDSPNTKFCYYNNYSLSQPRHFCKTCRRYWTKGGALRNVPVGGGCRKNKRSRSAAAAAAAAASSRLALNLPVDGVGGDQQAAASAARLGFLGAAGAPVASSPIGCAPAADYQQAASAAAAVGMMALPRLHAAQAVGQYVPFAEWPSGAGGDVSGGHGMNGGGAHAGAVSSSIASSIESLSFINQDLHWKLQQQRLTTMFLSPPPPPTSSAAHVDGAPASASHIGAAFLQMAGPPPGMESAMPAATSWFMDSSSYGVLPSPTAHANNTAAAAAACNVVSSGRSSGDDDSSANCSSAIPSWGDMSTFAMLP, encoded by the coding sequence ATGGCGTcgtcgacggcggtggcggcgggggacgACACGGCCGGGACGCGGAAGGACGGtaccggcggcggtgggggcacggcgccgcccccggctacccagcagcagcagccgcccccgccgccggagcaggggCTGAGGTGCCCGCGCTGCGACTCGCCCAACACCAAGTTCTGCTACTACAACAACTACAGCCTCTCGCAGCCGCGCCACTTCTGCAAGACGTGCCGCAGGTACTGGACCAAGGGCGGCGCGCTCCGCAACGTGCCCGTCGGCGGGGGCTGCCGCAAGAACAAGCGCTCGCGCTCCGCGGCGgccgcagccgcggccgcggcctcctcgcGCCTCGCGCTCAACCTGCCGGTCGATGGGGTCGGCGGCGaccagcaggcggcggcgtccgccgcGAGGCTCGGGTTCCTTGGCGCCGCTGGCGCTCCGGTGGCGTCGTCACCGATCGGCTGCGCCCCCGCGGCCGACTACCAGCAGgcagcaagcgccgccgccgccgtcgggatGATGGCGCTGCCGAGGCTCCACGCCGCCCAGGCCGTCGGGCAGTATGTGCCGTTCGCGGAGTGGCCGTCGGGGGCCGGCGGGGATGTTTCCGGCGGCCACGGGATGAACGGTGGCGGCGCGCACGCCGGGGCGGTGAGCAGCAGCATCGCATCGTCCATCGAGTCGCTGAGCTTCATCAACCAGGACCTGCACTGGAAGCTCCAGCAGCAGCGGCTGACCACCATGTTcctgagcccgccgccgccgcctacctcTTCGGCGGCGCACGTCGACGGCGCCCCGGCATCAGCGTCCCACATCGGCGCCGCCTTCCTGCAGATGGCGGGGCCGCCGCCCGGCATGGAGTCGGCCAtgccggcggcgacgtcgtggTTCATGGACAGCTCATCCTACGGCGTGCTCCCTTCCCCGACCGCGCACGCTAACaacacagccgccgccgccgccgcctgcaacgTCGTCAGCAGCGGCCGGAGTagcggcgacgacgacagcAGCGCCAACTGCAGCAGCGCGATCCCGTCGTGGGGCGACATGTCGACGTTCGCGATGCTGCCGTGA
- the LOC120688523 gene encoding endoribonuclease Dicer homolog 2a-like isoform X1, which produces MGGSAGAGACVADARGGGPPPEADEGAGGNAAEEEYQHGQPVYFPEELVDNWVSFSRRGVYYCYNISLRWCLNTTATPADIILAVKCDMGPEFLCNSFNSGGVHVTIRYMSIVHLNQEQVIFARRFQTTILSLLIGNGHSEVKDAIKYFHELQVSVGVVYLLLPSVSGKIDWCGIKFSTSSVYDATEKDMGHCHSCKDADLLQTMDGPCCRCMLQNSVVYIPRDGKFYNITGFLDSNENNPLHLRDKSVVGSERCGLCLTSESHPLLVASALFTVQNFLYKCYGKGKETSCRIAVKLPPELCRVVMAPVSTNILCSFSFVPSIMYRIQCLLLSAKLKIQLGPRMQQFNITALKILEALTTKECQEEFSLESLETLGDSFLKYVTGQHLFSKYKHREGKLTSMRKKLVSNKTLCQLACNRNLVGYIRGEEFNLKKWIIPGLGYDICGNTKCLFLLTNNMYALKEISIKRKRIADTVEALIGAYLSASGEQAAFHFMKSLGMDLELHNEMQDERKIRTKSEEIIDVRSLETMLGYAFNDRSLLIEALTHGSYNNAGPCYERLEFLGDAVLDHILTDYFYKQYYPGCTPALLTNLRKASVNNCCYAHAAVKAGLHKHILHSSSKKMISDLENSGRSFSGPSHGWEPGIGLPEDLADLIESIAGAIYLDSKHKKEVVWRAMRRLLEPLATPKTVELYPVSELKEICEHRKYPKPLYSPTRDNGVGVTRVVAEVKAAGTVYYATGEGCNKKVAEILAAKALLQKLKAASVA; this is translated from the exons ATGGGcggctccgccggcgccggcgcctgcgTGGCTGAtgcgcggggaggaggaccTCCGCCGGAAGCCGACGAAGGGGCCGGCGGCAACG CTGCTGAGGAGGAATATCAGCATGGACAGCCTGTCTACTTTCCAGAGGAACTAGTGGACAATTGGGTGTCTTTTTCTCGTCGCGGCGTGTATTATTGCTACAACATCTCCTTGCGATGGTGTTTGAACACAACCGCTACTCCAGCAGACATAATATTAGCTGTCAAATGCGACATGGGTCCTGAATTCCTCTGTAACTCATTTAACTccggtggtgttcatgttaccATTAGGTACATGAGTATCGTTCATCTAAATCAAGAACAG GTCATTTTTGCGAGAAGATTTCAGACCACCATTCTTTCTTTGCTCATTGGCAATGGCCATTCGGAGGTCAAAGATGCTATAAAATACTTTCATGAGCTACAAGTATCTGTAGGCGTTGTCTATCTACTTCTGCCTTCAGTTTCTGGCAAGATTGATTGGTGTGGTATCAAGTTCTCAACCTCATCAGTATATGATGCGACTGAAAAAGATATGGGACATTGTCATTCTTGTAAAGATGCTGATTTACTGCAGACAATGGATGGCCCTTGCTGCAGGTGCATGCTTCAGAATTCTGTTGTCTATATCCCTCGTGATGGAAAATTTTATAATATTACAGGGTTCCTTGACTCAAACGAAAATAATCCGCTGCATTTGAGAGACAAGAGTGTTGTTGGCTCCGAAAG ATGTGGCCTATGTTTAACCTCTGAAAGCCACCCACTATTGGTTGCCAGTGCACTATTCACAGTGCAAAATTTCCTCTACAAGTGCTACGGAAAAGGGAAAG AAACTAGCTGTAGAATTGCTGTTAAGTTGCCACCTGAACTCTGCAGAGTAGTCATGGCGCCAGTGTCAACAAATATTTTGTGCAGCTTCTCATTTGTTCCTTCCATAATGTATCGTATCCAGTGTCTGCTTCTTTCTGCAAAGTTGAAAATCCAGTTGGGCCCGAGAATGCAACAGTTCAACATAACAGCTCTGAAG ATTTTGGAAGCGCTTACAACAAAGGAATGCCAGGAGGAATTTTCACTGGAATCATTAGAAACACTTGGGGATTCTTTCCTTAAGTATGTTACAGGCCAGCATCTTTTTAGCAAATACAAGCATCGAGAGGGCAAGCTAACCTCCATGAGAAAAAAATTGGTCTCCAACAAAACTCTATGCCAGCTTGCTTGCAATAGGAATCTTGTG GGGTACATTCGGGGTGAAGAGTTTAATCTGAAAAAATGGATCATTCCAGGACTTGGTTATGACATATGTGGTAACACCAAATGTTTGTTCCTATTAACAAATAATATGTACGCACTGAAGGAAATATCCATAAAAAGAAAGAGAATTGCAGATACAGTCGAAGCCTTGATTGGGGCCTATCTCAGTGCTTCTGGTGAACAGGCAGCATTTCATTTCATGAAATCACTAGGAATGGATTTAGAACTGCATAATGAAATGCAAGATGAAAGGAAAATTAGAACAAAATCTGAAGAAATCATTGATGTGAGAAGCTTAGAGACGATGCTCGGTTACGCTTTCAATGATCGTTCACTGTTAATAGAAGCACTGACACATGGTTCCTACAATAACGCTGGCCCTTGCTATGAG AGGCTTGAGTTTCTTGGAGATGCGGTATTGGACCACATATTAACTGATTATTTCTACAAACAGTACTACCCTGGATGTACACCAGCATTGTTGACAAATCTACGGAAAGCTTCTGTGAACAACTGTTGCTATGCACATGCAGCTGTTAAAGCAGGATTACACAAGCATATTCTTCATTCTTCATCAAAAAAGATGATTAGCGACCTTGAGAATTCGGGGCGGTCATTTTCAGGCCCATCGCATGGTTGGGAACCTGGCATTGGTCTACCTGAG GACCTTGCAGATTTGATTGAATCAATAGCTGGTGCGATTTACCTCGACAGCAAGCATAAGAAGGAGGTTGTCTGGAGAGCCATGAGACGCCTACTGGAACCTCTTGCCACCCCAAAGACTGTGGAACTGTACCCGGTGTCGGAACTGAAAGAAATATGCGAGCACAGAAAATACCCTAAGCCGTTATATTCTCCAACTCGTGATAATGGAGTTGGAGTAACAAGGGTAGTTGCAGAGGTGAAGGCTGCAGGGACAGTGTACTATGCAACTGGAGAAGGCTGCAACAAGAAAGTGGCGGAAATTTTGGCCGCAAAGGCTCTGCTCCAGAAACTGAAGGCCGCATCTGTGGCATGA
- the LOC120688523 gene encoding endoribonuclease Dicer homolog 2a-like isoform X2, whose product MGGSAGAGACVADARGGGPPPEADEGAGGNAAEEEYQHGQPVYFPEELVDNWVSFSRRGVYYCYNISLRWCLNTTATPADIILAVKCDMGPEFLCNSFNSGGVHVTIRYMSIVHLNQEQVIFARRFQTTILSLLIGNGHSEVKDAIKYFHELQVSVGVVYLLLPSVSGKIDWCGIKFSTSSVYDATEKGFLDSNENNPLHLRDKSVVGSERCGLCLTSESHPLLVASALFTVQNFLYKCYGKGKETSCRIAVKLPPELCRVVMAPVSTNILCSFSFVPSIMYRIQCLLLSAKLKIQLGPRMQQFNITALKILEALTTKECQEEFSLESLETLGDSFLKYVTGQHLFSKYKHREGKLTSMRKKLVSNKTLCQLACNRNLVGYIRGEEFNLKKWIIPGLGYDICGNTKCLFLLTNNMYALKEISIKRKRIADTVEALIGAYLSASGEQAAFHFMKSLGMDLELHNEMQDERKIRTKSEEIIDVRSLETMLGYAFNDRSLLIEALTHGSYNNAGPCYERLEFLGDAVLDHILTDYFYKQYYPGCTPALLTNLRKASVNNCCYAHAAVKAGLHKHILHSSSKKMISDLENSGRSFSGPSHGWEPGIGLPEDLADLIESIAGAIYLDSKHKKEVVWRAMRRLLEPLATPKTVELYPVSELKEICEHRKYPKPLYSPTRDNGVGVTRVVAEVKAAGTVYYATGEGCNKKVAEILAAKALLQKLKAASVA is encoded by the exons ATGGGcggctccgccggcgccggcgcctgcgTGGCTGAtgcgcggggaggaggaccTCCGCCGGAAGCCGACGAAGGGGCCGGCGGCAACG CTGCTGAGGAGGAATATCAGCATGGACAGCCTGTCTACTTTCCAGAGGAACTAGTGGACAATTGGGTGTCTTTTTCTCGTCGCGGCGTGTATTATTGCTACAACATCTCCTTGCGATGGTGTTTGAACACAACCGCTACTCCAGCAGACATAATATTAGCTGTCAAATGCGACATGGGTCCTGAATTCCTCTGTAACTCATTTAACTccggtggtgttcatgttaccATTAGGTACATGAGTATCGTTCATCTAAATCAAGAACAG GTCATTTTTGCGAGAAGATTTCAGACCACCATTCTTTCTTTGCTCATTGGCAATGGCCATTCGGAGGTCAAAGATGCTATAAAATACTTTCATGAGCTACAAGTATCTGTAGGCGTTGTCTATCTACTTCTGCCTTCAGTTTCTGGCAAGATTGATTGGTGTGGTATCAAGTTCTCAACCTCATCAGTATATGATGCGACTGAAAAAG GGTTCCTTGACTCAAACGAAAATAATCCGCTGCATTTGAGAGACAAGAGTGTTGTTGGCTCCGAAAG ATGTGGCCTATGTTTAACCTCTGAAAGCCACCCACTATTGGTTGCCAGTGCACTATTCACAGTGCAAAATTTCCTCTACAAGTGCTACGGAAAAGGGAAAG AAACTAGCTGTAGAATTGCTGTTAAGTTGCCACCTGAACTCTGCAGAGTAGTCATGGCGCCAGTGTCAACAAATATTTTGTGCAGCTTCTCATTTGTTCCTTCCATAATGTATCGTATCCAGTGTCTGCTTCTTTCTGCAAAGTTGAAAATCCAGTTGGGCCCGAGAATGCAACAGTTCAACATAACAGCTCTGAAG ATTTTGGAAGCGCTTACAACAAAGGAATGCCAGGAGGAATTTTCACTGGAATCATTAGAAACACTTGGGGATTCTTTCCTTAAGTATGTTACAGGCCAGCATCTTTTTAGCAAATACAAGCATCGAGAGGGCAAGCTAACCTCCATGAGAAAAAAATTGGTCTCCAACAAAACTCTATGCCAGCTTGCTTGCAATAGGAATCTTGTG GGGTACATTCGGGGTGAAGAGTTTAATCTGAAAAAATGGATCATTCCAGGACTTGGTTATGACATATGTGGTAACACCAAATGTTTGTTCCTATTAACAAATAATATGTACGCACTGAAGGAAATATCCATAAAAAGAAAGAGAATTGCAGATACAGTCGAAGCCTTGATTGGGGCCTATCTCAGTGCTTCTGGTGAACAGGCAGCATTTCATTTCATGAAATCACTAGGAATGGATTTAGAACTGCATAATGAAATGCAAGATGAAAGGAAAATTAGAACAAAATCTGAAGAAATCATTGATGTGAGAAGCTTAGAGACGATGCTCGGTTACGCTTTCAATGATCGTTCACTGTTAATAGAAGCACTGACACATGGTTCCTACAATAACGCTGGCCCTTGCTATGAG AGGCTTGAGTTTCTTGGAGATGCGGTATTGGACCACATATTAACTGATTATTTCTACAAACAGTACTACCCTGGATGTACACCAGCATTGTTGACAAATCTACGGAAAGCTTCTGTGAACAACTGTTGCTATGCACATGCAGCTGTTAAAGCAGGATTACACAAGCATATTCTTCATTCTTCATCAAAAAAGATGATTAGCGACCTTGAGAATTCGGGGCGGTCATTTTCAGGCCCATCGCATGGTTGGGAACCTGGCATTGGTCTACCTGAG GACCTTGCAGATTTGATTGAATCAATAGCTGGTGCGATTTACCTCGACAGCAAGCATAAGAAGGAGGTTGTCTGGAGAGCCATGAGACGCCTACTGGAACCTCTTGCCACCCCAAAGACTGTGGAACTGTACCCGGTGTCGGAACTGAAAGAAATATGCGAGCACAGAAAATACCCTAAGCCGTTATATTCTCCAACTCGTGATAATGGAGTTGGAGTAACAAGGGTAGTTGCAGAGGTGAAGGCTGCAGGGACAGTGTACTATGCAACTGGAGAAGGCTGCAACAAGAAAGTGGCGGAAATTTTGGCCGCAAAGGCTCTGCTCCAGAAACTGAAGGCCGCATCTGTGGCATGA